From a region of the Sulfuriferula plumbiphila genome:
- a CDS encoding methyltransferase — MSDYPVVNWSEADAHHSARWRSESGAAPPRRVTVADDRMAADVAYRLASEGTALLWRGDFQNARQLLQAMARRVDRKPRKPAASPTEAFNFHRQFQSRRARTLGMLLLPLEADYSIPLRRAPDVRQACTEAYGAGAAPSVVSLRELLGVIGAHEWRKQGVEIPVLGNRIHPHYGVFSPVRGEYVRLVTGAPLPSLERAFDIGTGTGVLAAVLAHRGVKHIVATDQDPRALTCARENIGRLGLMGQVEIVQANLFPEGRAPLIICNPPWLPARANSPIEHAIYDPESRMLRGFLDGLAAHLEPGGEGWLILSDLAEHLGLRSRDALLAAFDAAGLKVVGRMDVKPTHPRSADETDPLHTARAAEITSLWRLAAA, encoded by the coding sequence GTGAGTGACTATCCTGTTGTTAACTGGTCTGAAGCAGACGCGCACCACTCTGCCCGCTGGCGCTCGGAGAGCGGCGCCGCGCCACCCAGGCGGGTGACTGTCGCCGATGACCGTATGGCGGCAGATGTTGCCTACCGCCTGGCCAGCGAGGGCACTGCGCTGCTGTGGCGGGGAGATTTTCAGAATGCGCGCCAGTTGCTGCAGGCAATGGCGCGCCGCGTCGACCGTAAACCGCGCAAACCCGCTGCGTCACCGACCGAGGCGTTCAATTTCCATCGTCAGTTCCAGTCCCGGCGCGCGCGCACACTGGGGATGCTGTTGCTGCCGTTAGAGGCTGATTACAGCATTCCTTTGCGGCGCGCACCCGATGTGCGGCAAGCCTGCACCGAGGCGTATGGTGCGGGAGCGGCGCCCTCGGTGGTCTCGCTGCGTGAGCTGCTCGGCGTGATCGGTGCCCACGAGTGGCGCAAGCAAGGCGTCGAAATCCCGGTGCTCGGCAATCGCATCCATCCACACTATGGCGTGTTTTCGCCGGTGCGTGGCGAGTACGTGAGGCTGGTGACCGGGGCACCGCTCCCCTCATTGGAGCGGGCCTTCGACATTGGTACGGGGACGGGTGTGCTGGCTGCGGTGCTGGCGCACAGAGGTGTAAAACACATCGTAGCCACCGACCAGGACCCGCGCGCATTAACCTGTGCGCGCGAGAATATCGGCCGGCTCGGACTGATGGGTCAGGTGGAGATTGTTCAGGCAAATCTTTTTCCGGAAGGACGCGCGCCACTCATCATCTGCAACCCGCCGTGGCTGCCAGCGCGCGCAAACTCGCCTATCGAACATGCGATTTACGACCCGGAGAGCCGCATGCTACGGGGCTTTTTAGATGGCCTGGCGGCCCATCTGGAGCCGGGAGGAGAAGGCTGGCTGATACTGTCGGATCTGGCCGAACACCTGGGGCTGCGGTCGCGGGACGCGTTACTCGCTGCTTTCGACGCAGCCGGATTGAAAGTCGTGGGGCGAATGGATGTGAAGCCGACGCATCCCCGCAGTGCCGACGAAACCGACCCATTGCACACGGCGCGTGCGGCGGAGATCACCTCGCTGTGGCGGCTTGCTGCGGCTTGA
- a CDS encoding DMT family transporter — MRIEIHKGIIQALAAAILFGISTPMAKALVGATHPLILAGLLYLGSGLGLAAWRWLRRLPGKPVDTTPLLRQDLPWLAGTVLAGGVLAPALLMWGLQFTQGSTASLLLNLEGVLTALLAWFVFHENFDRRIALGMLLIVTAGALLSWQQLPIFGMAWGVLAIIGACLFWAVDNNLTRKISASDASQIAMIKGLAAGITNLALGSAAGGQVPGAGIVFAAGVLGLFGYGISLVLFILALRNLGSARTAAYFSIAPFAGAALALPLLGETPGILFWPASVLMGIGVWLHFSERHEHSHTHEPIRHAHRHVHDEHHQHSHASVRGGHDPHSHEHMHAPITHSHHHFPDMHHRHRH, encoded by the coding sequence ATGAGAATCGAAATCCACAAAGGCATCATCCAGGCATTAGCCGCTGCCATTTTATTCGGCATCAGCACGCCGATGGCAAAGGCGCTGGTAGGCGCCACTCACCCCCTGATTCTGGCCGGCCTGCTTTATCTGGGCAGCGGACTGGGGCTGGCCGCCTGGCGCTGGCTGCGTCGATTGCCGGGCAAGCCGGTCGATACCACGCCACTGCTTCGGCAGGATTTACCATGGCTGGCAGGCACGGTGCTGGCGGGTGGCGTGCTCGCCCCGGCGCTGTTGATGTGGGGATTGCAATTTACCCAGGGTTCAACCGCATCCTTGCTGCTGAATCTGGAAGGCGTGCTCACTGCGCTGCTGGCCTGGTTTGTGTTCCACGAGAACTTCGACCGGCGCATTGCCCTCGGCATGCTGCTGATCGTGACTGCCGGCGCGCTGCTGTCATGGCAACAGCTGCCGATATTCGGCATGGCCTGGGGGGTGTTGGCGATCATCGGCGCTTGTCTGTTCTGGGCTGTCGACAACAACCTGACCCGCAAGATTTCGGCCAGCGATGCTTCCCAGATCGCCATGATTAAAGGGCTGGCAGCCGGCATCACCAATCTGGCGCTGGGGAGTGCTGCCGGCGGACAAGTGCCGGGGGCGGGCATCGTGTTCGCCGCGGGCGTGCTGGGTTTGTTCGGTTATGGTATCAGCCTGGTGCTGTTCATACTGGCACTACGCAACCTGGGCAGCGCGCGCACAGCGGCCTATTTTTCGATCGCGCCGTTTGCGGGAGCGGCTTTGGCACTGCCCTTGCTGGGCGAAACGCCGGGGATACTGTTCTGGCCCGCCAGTGTATTGATGGGTATCGGTGTCTGGCTGCACTTTAGCGAGCGCCACGAGCATAGCCATACTCATGAACCGATACGGCATGCGCACCGCCACGTTCACGACGAGCATCACCAGCATAGCCACGCTTCCGTCCGGGGAGGCCATGATCCGCATTCGCACGAGCATATGCATGCGCCGATCACGCACAGCCATCACCATTTTCCGGATATGCATCATCGTCACCGGCATTGA
- a CDS encoding type I restriction-modification system subunit M, giving the protein MQDVPGLCKVVSRADIEAADWSLTPGRYVGVAPAEADEDFDFGQTLRDIHMGLADLNREAVELAAKIQENFEELGI; this is encoded by the coding sequence ATGCAGGACGTACCGGGCCTGTGCAAAGTGGTCAGCCGCGCCGACATCGAAGCCGCCGACTGGAGCCTCACCCCCGGCCGCTATGTCGGCGTCGCCCCGGCGGAAGCGGATGAGGACTTCGACTTCGGGCAGACGTTGCGCGACATCCATATGGGGCTGGCCGATCTGAACCGCGAGGCGGTGGAACTGGCGGCGAAGATTCAGGAAAATTTTGAGGAACTGGGAATATGA
- a CDS encoding CHASE3 domain-containing protein yields the protein MKWTVGTKIGAGYALALFILAVLGMVSYRSTTGLIEAAQLKVHTHQVLANLADVLSALKDAETGQRGYLIVGDERYLEPYQTGTAAMNKAFQNLRRLTADNPNQQRSLNALEPLIAAKFSELKETIDLRKSKGFEAALQVVRTDKGKQAMDDIRKLIAGMGDEEKRLLEQRDGEVRISSEATISAIVYGIPLAFAVLALVGFLVTRSITRQLRESITLLSSSVAEILATTTQVASGSAETAGAVSETTATVEEVKQTARVASQKARYVSDSAQKTAQISQTGRKSVEDAIAGMQHIQEQMESIAESIVRLSEQSQAIGEIIATVNDLAGQSNVLAVNAAIESARAGEHGKGFGVVAQEVNSLAEQSKQATAQVRAILGDIQKATGAAVLATEQGNKAVEAGVKQTTETGEAIRLLAESINEAAQAATQIAASSQQQMVGMDQVALAMENIKQASIQNVAGTRQAEAAAQGLHELGQQLAMLIGSKAA from the coding sequence ATGAAATGGACTGTCGGAACAAAGATTGGAGCCGGATATGCTCTGGCACTGTTCATTCTGGCCGTTCTCGGCATGGTTTCGTACCGGAGCACGACCGGACTCATCGAAGCCGCACAGTTGAAAGTTCACACCCACCAGGTACTCGCAAATCTTGCAGACGTGCTCTCGGCCCTGAAAGATGCCGAAACCGGACAGCGTGGCTATCTCATTGTCGGAGATGAGCGTTATCTGGAACCGTATCAGACCGGGACGGCGGCTATGAATAAGGCTTTCCAGAATCTCCGCAGGTTGACAGCGGATAACCCCAATCAACAGCGCTCGCTCAATGCTCTTGAGCCTCTCATTGCGGCCAAATTTTCTGAACTCAAGGAAACGATCGATTTGCGGAAAAGCAAGGGGTTCGAGGCTGCGTTACAGGTGGTCCGGACGGATAAGGGAAAGCAGGCGATGGATGATATTCGAAAGCTGATCGCCGGGATGGGTGACGAGGAAAAGAGACTATTGGAACAGCGGGACGGCGAGGTGAGGATCAGTTCCGAAGCCACGATTTCCGCCATCGTTTACGGCATCCCTCTTGCTTTTGCAGTATTGGCTCTGGTTGGTTTTCTGGTCACCCGTAGCATTACCCGCCAGTTGCGGGAAAGTATTACCCTGCTGTCGTCCTCCGTGGCCGAAATTCTCGCCACCACCACCCAGGTTGCCTCCGGCTCTGCCGAGACGGCCGGTGCTGTGAGCGAGACCACGGCGACGGTTGAGGAAGTCAAGCAGACCGCCCGGGTTGCGAGCCAGAAAGCGCGCTACGTCTCCGACAGCGCGCAGAAGACCGCACAGATCTCGCAGACCGGCCGCAAATCGGTGGAGGACGCGATTGCCGGCATGCAGCATATCCAGGAACAAATGGAATCCATTGCCGAGAGCATCGTGCGGCTGTCCGAGCAGAGCCAGGCCATTGGCGAGATCATTGCCACCGTCAACGACCTTGCCGGGCAGTCGAACGTGCTTGCGGTGAATGCTGCCATCGAGTCGGCCAGGGCCGGCGAGCACGGCAAGGGCTTCGGCGTAGTGGCGCAGGAGGTCAATAGCCTGGCGGAACAGTCCAAGCAAGCGACTGCCCAGGTACGCGCGATTCTGGGCGACATCCAGAAGGCCACCGGTGCTGCGGTGCTGGCCACCGAGCAGGGCAACAAGGCCGTGGAGGCGGGTGTGAAGCAGACCACGGAGACCGGCGAAGCCATCCGCCTGCTCGCTGAGAGCATCAATGAAGCGGCGCAGGCGGCCACGCAGATCGCGGCATCGAGCCAGCAGCAGATGGTGGGCATGGATCAGGTGGCGCTGGCGATGGAGAACATCAAGCAGGCCAGCATACAGAATGTCGCCGGCACCCGGCAGGCAGAGGCCGCGGCGCAGGGGCTGCATGAACTGGGACAGCAGCTGGCCATGTTGATCGGGAGCAAGGCCGCCTGA
- a CDS encoding low molecular weight protein-tyrosine-phosphatase, protein MIKVLFVCMGNICRSPMAEGVFAKTVQSAGLDTQVVIDSAGTHDYHVGDAPDLRAQRTALSHGYDISALRGRQVQDSDFERFDYILAMDRQNLNNLTRRAHARHHHKIRLLLSFSRRFPNLDVPDPYYGGQQGFDQTLDMVEDAAQGLLKIIQGQGRDQPG, encoded by the coding sequence ATGATTAAAGTTTTATTCGTCTGCATGGGCAATATCTGCCGCTCGCCCATGGCGGAAGGGGTTTTCGCCAAAACGGTACAGAGTGCCGGGCTGGACACGCAAGTTGTGATCGATTCGGCGGGCACCCACGACTACCACGTGGGCGATGCACCCGATCTGCGTGCCCAGCGCACGGCGCTAAGCCACGGCTACGATATCAGTGCGTTGCGTGGCAGGCAGGTGCAGGATAGCGACTTCGAGCGTTTCGACTATATTCTGGCAATGGATAGACAGAATCTGAACAATCTCACGCGCCGTGCCCATGCCAGGCATCACCACAAAATCCGGCTGCTGCTGAGTTTCAGCCGGCGTTTTCCCAATCTGGATGTACCCGATCCCTACTATGGCGGGCAGCAGGGGTTTGACCAGACGCTGGATATGGTCGAGGACGCCGCCCAGGGCCTGCTCAAGATTATCCAGGGGCAGGGCAGGGATCAACCAGGTTAA
- a CDS encoding peptide chain release factor 3, with product MTTLDSEIQRRRTFAIISHPDAGKTTLTEKLLWFGGAIQVAGEVRARKASRHATSDWMELEKQRGISVTSSVMQFPYREHIINLLDTPGHEDFSEDTYRTLTAVDSAVMVIDSVNGVEAQTIKLLNVCRMRDTPIITFINKLDREGRAPIELLDEIESVLGMQCAPMTWPIGMGKRFRGVYHLYDDTVLVFDPHADKGTSEIIQGLDNPRLDAFIGSEQASELRVEVELVRGASHTFDSAAYHAGKQTPVLFGSAVNNFGVQMMLDAVVDLSPPPQPRATETRLVQPGEAKFSGFVFKIQANMDPKHRDRIAFLRVCSGRFDRGMKIKQVSSGKVMAVNNAITFMAQDRNTADEAFAGDIIGIPNHGTIRLGDTFSETENLKFTGIPSFAPEFFRKARIKNPLKMKQLQKGLQQLAEEGATQLFRPISSNDLILGAVGTLQFDVVAHRLEFEYGVDVLFEGCEYATARWLRGSETNLKQLVDKYGFNVALDGANQYVYLAPNRVNLTMTQERFPDVRFLETREVY from the coding sequence ATGACCACCCTTGACTCAGAAATCCAGCGTCGCCGCACCTTTGCCATTATTTCCCACCCGGACGCGGGTAAAACCACGCTGACCGAAAAGCTGCTGTGGTTCGGCGGCGCGATCCAGGTCGCGGGCGAAGTGCGCGCACGCAAGGCCAGCCGCCACGCCACTTCGGACTGGATGGAACTGGAAAAACAGCGCGGCATTTCGGTCACTTCCTCGGTGATGCAGTTCCCCTACCGCGAACACATCATCAACCTGCTGGATACGCCCGGTCACGAGGACTTTTCCGAGGATACCTACCGCACCCTCACTGCCGTGGATTCGGCGGTGATGGTGATCGACTCGGTCAACGGTGTCGAAGCACAGACCATCAAGCTGCTCAACGTGTGCCGCATGCGCGATACCCCCATCATCACTTTCATCAACAAGCTCGACCGCGAAGGCCGCGCACCGATTGAACTGCTCGACGAAATCGAATCGGTGCTGGGCATGCAGTGCGCGCCGATGACCTGGCCGATCGGCATGGGCAAGCGCTTTCGCGGCGTGTATCACCTCTACGACGACACGGTACTGGTGTTCGACCCGCATGCAGACAAGGGCACCAGCGAGATCATCCAGGGCCTGGACAACCCGCGCCTGGATGCGTTCATCGGCAGCGAACAGGCCAGCGAGCTGCGTGTGGAGGTGGAACTGGTGCGCGGCGCTTCGCACACCTTTGATTCAGCCGCCTATCATGCCGGCAAACAGACCCCGGTGCTGTTCGGCTCGGCAGTCAACAACTTCGGCGTACAGATGATGCTGGACGCGGTGGTGGACTTGTCGCCGCCGCCCCAGCCGCGTGCCACTGAAACCCGTCTGGTACAACCGGGCGAGGCGAAGTTTTCCGGCTTCGTATTCAAGATCCAGGCCAACATGGACCCCAAGCACCGCGACCGCATTGCGTTTCTGCGCGTGTGCTCCGGGCGCTTCGACCGGGGCATGAAAATCAAACAGGTTTCCAGCGGCAAAGTCATGGCGGTGAACAATGCCATCACCTTCATGGCGCAGGATCGCAACACAGCGGATGAGGCGTTTGCGGGCGACATTATCGGCATCCCCAACCACGGCACCATCCGCCTGGGCGATACCTTCAGCGAAACCGAAAACCTCAAATTCACCGGGATACCTTCGTTTGCGCCGGAATTTTTCCGCAAGGCACGCATCAAGAACCCGCTGAAAATGAAGCAATTGCAGAAAGGCCTGCAGCAGCTGGCCGAAGAAGGCGCCACCCAACTGTTCCGCCCGATTTCCTCGAACGACCTGATCCTGGGCGCGGTCGGCACCCTGCAATTCGACGTGGTGGCGCACCGGCTGGAATTCGAATACGGCGTGGACGTGCTGTTTGAAGGCTGCGAATACGCCACTGCCCGCTGGCTGCGCGGCTCCGAGACCAACCTCAAGCAACTGGTGGATAAATACGGTTTCAACGTCGCCCTGGACGGCGCAAATCAGTACGTTTACCTGGCGCCCAACCGGGTCAACCTGACCATGACGCAGGAACGCTTCCCGGACGTCAGATTCCTGGAAACACGTGAGGTTTATTGA
- a CDS encoding chemotaxis protein CheW, whose product MNVEPMAVMGKPDQLLVFALGDQRCALYLSAVDRVVRMVEITPLPKAPAIVSGVVNVHGEVIPVINLRKRFDLPQRDIALTDQLVIAHTARRPVALVVDTVTDIVECAGRELVVAESILPELEYVQGVAKLKDGLILIYNLEQFLSLEEEESLDQAMAPL is encoded by the coding sequence ATGAACGTCGAGCCCATGGCCGTTATGGGAAAGCCGGATCAACTCCTTGTTTTTGCTTTGGGCGATCAGCGCTGCGCCCTGTATCTGTCGGCGGTCGACAGGGTGGTGCGCATGGTGGAGATTACCCCGTTGCCGAAGGCGCCGGCCATCGTGTCTGGGGTGGTCAATGTGCACGGAGAGGTGATCCCGGTCATCAACCTACGCAAGCGTTTTGACCTGCCGCAACGGGACATCGCCCTCACCGACCAGCTCGTCATCGCGCACACGGCGCGGCGGCCGGTGGCCCTGGTGGTGGATACGGTGACCGATATCGTCGAATGCGCCGGGCGGGAACTGGTCGTGGCGGAGAGCATCCTGCCCGAGCTTGAGTATGTTCAAGGTGTGGCGAAGCTCAAGGATGGCTTGATCCTGATCTACAACCTGGAACAGTTTCTCTCCCTGGAAGAAGAAGAATCCCTGGATCAGGCCATGGCCCCTCTTTGA
- a CDS encoding CheR family methyltransferase, producing the protein MQNIRPPLPDSLLSSLSDFLAAQTGLYFPKKRWGDLERGIVAAACQFGLPDAQTCARWLLSAPLTRSQIEVLASHLTVGETYFFREQRSFEALEQHILPVLLHAREHTGRRLRIWSAGCSTGEEAYSIAMLLDRLIPDPEKWNVTILATDINPAFLGKAAAGMYGEWSFRDTPAWIRARHFKHGKNARFEILPRIRKRVTFSYLNLADDVYPSLTNNTNAMDVIFCRNVLMYFTAAQAQKVIENLHRSLVDGGWLIVSPAETSISLFSRFTAVGFPGAVLYRKPADAESPAVATAYPAAAAGLLSETLAPESLVGDAALATPLHAAPLNLDRPAVQSDGLPPCAVNASAAPSRTARACANQGKLAEAAEWCGKAIAADKLNPAHLYLLATIRQEQGQYDRAVQSLMRALYLDPDFVLAHFALGNLRLAQDRRREAERHFRNALALLHQRPRDEILPESDGLSAGRLVEIITSVLSSLPCAATVGV; encoded by the coding sequence ATGCAGAACATACGCCCTCCTCTTCCCGATTCACTTTTGTCCAGCCTGAGCGATTTCCTCGCCGCACAGACCGGGCTGTACTTCCCGAAAAAGCGCTGGGGTGACCTGGAACGGGGGATAGTCGCGGCCGCTTGCCAGTTCGGTCTGCCGGATGCGCAAACGTGCGCACGCTGGTTGCTGTCTGCACCCCTGACGCGCAGCCAGATCGAGGTGCTCGCCAGCCATTTGACCGTGGGCGAAACCTATTTCTTCCGCGAGCAGCGGAGCTTCGAGGCGCTCGAACAGCACATCCTCCCGGTGTTGCTGCATGCGCGCGAGCACACCGGACGGCGGTTGCGTATCTGGAGCGCCGGTTGCAGCACCGGCGAGGAAGCCTATTCCATCGCCATGCTCCTCGACCGGCTGATCCCCGATCCCGAAAAATGGAATGTCACCATCCTGGCCACTGACATCAACCCGGCGTTCCTGGGCAAGGCGGCAGCAGGGATGTACGGCGAATGGTCGTTCCGCGACACGCCGGCCTGGATCCGGGCGCGTCATTTCAAACATGGAAAAAATGCGCGTTTTGAGATCCTGCCGCGCATCCGCAAGCGGGTGACATTTTCCTACCTCAACCTTGCCGACGATGTTTACCCTTCACTCACCAACAACACCAACGCGATGGACGTGATCTTCTGCCGCAATGTACTGATGTATTTCACCGCGGCGCAGGCGCAGAAAGTCATCGAAAACCTCCACCGCTCGCTCGTCGATGGCGGGTGGCTCATCGTCAGCCCCGCGGAAACCTCGATCAGCCTGTTTTCCAGGTTCACTGCCGTCGGGTTTCCCGGAGCCGTTCTCTACCGCAAACCCGCGGATGCGGAATCGCCGGCTGTCGCCACCGCTTATCCAGCCGCGGCAGCCGGTCTGTTGTCTGAGACCTTGGCGCCGGAATCCCTTGTTGGGGATGCAGCATTAGCGACTCCGTTGCATGCGGCGCCGTTGAATCTGGATCGCCCGGCAGTACAATCAGACGGGCTACCTCCGTGCGCGGTGAATGCCAGCGCAGCGCCATCCCGCACGGCGCGGGCCTGTGCCAACCAGGGCAAGCTCGCCGAAGCGGCCGAATGGTGCGGAAAGGCGATCGCCGCCGACAAGCTGAATCCCGCGCACCTGTATCTCCTCGCCACCATCCGGCAGGAGCAGGGCCAATACGACCGCGCCGTGCAGTCGCTGATGCGCGCGCTCTATCTCGATCCCGATTTCGTACTCGCGCATTTCGCGTTGGGTAACCTGCGTCTGGCGCAGGACCGGCGCCGCGAGGCGGAGCGGCATTTCAGAAATGCCCTTGCGCTCCTGCATCAGCGCCCGCGCGACGAAATCCTCCCCGAGTCGGACGGGCTGAGCGCCGGCCGGCTGGTCGAGATCATCACATCCGTGCTGTCGAGCCTGCCATGCGCTGCAACGGTCGGCGTATGA
- a CDS encoding chemotaxis protein CheW has translation MSPPKPSSREQKKAVIDWRDIERRMAAARAAIERAWTSPPEETQRILKARAQALAREPVHAEAANECLEVVEFLLACERYAVESRCIREVYPLENLTPLPCTPAFVLGIINLRGEILSVIDIKKFFDLPEQGLTDLNKLIVLRSGNMLFGILADAITGVRRVPIADMQSSLPTLTGIREVYLRGVTPDRTVVLDAEKLLSDANIIVQEQVDG, from the coding sequence ATGAGCCCTCCTAAGCCATCATCGCGAGAACAGAAAAAAGCAGTTATTGACTGGCGCGATATAGAGCGGCGCATGGCGGCCGCGCGCGCCGCAATCGAGCGCGCATGGACGTCACCACCCGAAGAGACCCAACGCATCCTGAAGGCAAGAGCGCAAGCGCTGGCCCGGGAGCCCGTGCACGCGGAAGCCGCTAACGAGTGCCTCGAAGTCGTGGAATTTCTCCTCGCCTGCGAGCGCTACGCTGTCGAATCACGTTGCATCCGGGAGGTCTATCCCCTGGAAAACCTCACGCCGTTACCATGCACGCCGGCATTCGTGCTCGGCATTATCAACCTGCGCGGAGAGATCCTCTCGGTCATCGACATCAAGAAATTTTTCGACCTGCCGGAGCAAGGGCTGACCGATCTCAACAAGCTTATCGTTCTCCGCTCCGGGAACATGCTCTTCGGCATCCTGGCGGATGCGATTACCGGCGTGCGTCGCGTTCCAATCGCCGACATGCAGTCATCCCTGCCCACCCTCACGGGTATCCGGGAAGTGTATTTACGGGGCGTGACGCCTGATCGCACCGTCGTTCTCGATGCGGAAAAACTCCTGTCCGACGCGAACATCATCGTGCAGGAGCAAGTGGACGGGTAG
- a CDS encoding BaiN/RdsA family NAD(P)/FAD-dependent oxidoreductase, translating to MDFDVIVIGAGAAGMMCAAQAGQRRRRVLLIDHAARIGERIRISGGGRCNFTNRHISAENFLSQNPHFARSALARYSQFDFIKLVERYRIPYHEKTLGQLFCDDSARQIIAMLHAECDAGGVQWAQPCSVQSIERIDDGLRFELMTGHGRLRCQSLVIASGGLAIPKLGATPFGYKVAEQFNLPVIAPKPALVPLALPAEMLAPLQALAGASLHVATHCDAQPAAFREGMLITHRGLSGPAILQISSYWQMQEYGGGKRLPIAIDLLPGVDAAAWIAPHRHGKATLASLLAGHLPKRFAQEWCALHDWVKPLTEHSSRDLAEMIAALKGWALMPAGTLGYAKAEVTLGGVDTDALSSRTMESKTVPGLYFTGEVVDVTGWLGGYNFQWAWSSGWVAGQFA from the coding sequence ATGGACTTCGATGTCATCGTCATCGGCGCCGGCGCGGCCGGCATGATGTGCGCTGCCCAGGCCGGGCAGCGCAGGCGGCGCGTGCTGCTGATTGACCACGCCGCCAGGATCGGCGAGCGCATCCGCATCTCCGGCGGCGGCCGCTGCAATTTCACCAACCGCCACATCAGCGCAGAAAATTTCCTGTCGCAGAACCCGCATTTCGCGCGCTCCGCCCTGGCCCGCTATTCGCAGTTCGACTTCATCAAGCTGGTGGAACGCTACCGCATCCCCTATCACGAGAAAACGCTGGGACAACTGTTTTGCGACGATTCCGCGCGCCAAATCATAGCTATGCTGCACGCCGAATGCGACGCCGGCGGTGTGCAATGGGCGCAGCCGTGCAGCGTACAAAGCATCGAACGGATTGACGACGGCCTGCGTTTTGAACTCATGACAGGGCACGGCAGGTTGCGCTGCCAGTCGCTGGTGATCGCCAGCGGCGGACTGGCGATACCGAAACTGGGTGCCACGCCGTTCGGCTACAAGGTGGCGGAGCAATTCAATCTGCCGGTAATCGCGCCCAAGCCTGCGCTGGTGCCGCTGGCACTCCCTGCAGAAATGCTTGCGCCGCTGCAAGCCCTGGCTGGCGCATCGCTGCATGTCGCTACCCATTGCGACGCTCAGCCCGCCGCATTTCGTGAGGGAATGCTGATTACCCATCGCGGTCTGTCCGGCCCGGCCATCCTGCAGATTTCCAGCTACTGGCAGATGCAGGAATACGGCGGCGGCAAGAGGCTGCCGATCGCCATTGACCTCCTGCCCGGCGTGGATGCCGCCGCCTGGATCGCACCGCACCGCCACGGCAAGGCCACGCTCGCCAGCCTGCTGGCCGGACATTTACCCAAACGCTTTGCCCAGGAATGGTGTGCGCTGCATGACTGGGTGAAACCACTGACGGAGCATTCCAGCCGCGATCTGGCCGAAATGATTGCGGCACTCAAAGGCTGGGCACTCATGCCCGCCGGCACCCTGGGTTACGCCAAGGCCGAAGTCACGCTGGGCGGCGTGGATACCGACGCGCTCTCGTCCAGAACCATGGAATCCAAGACAGTGCCAGGACTGTATTTCACAGGCGAAGTGGTCGATGTAACCGGCTGGCTGGGTGGCTACAATTTCCAGTGGGCATGGTCGTCAGGCTGGGTGGCGGGGCAGTTTGCGTAA
- a CDS encoding type II toxin -antitoxin system TacA 1-like antitoxin translates to MSRNKCETLSIRTTAEIKDLIRQAAEREHRSVASMMEVLVLAHAEQSGLKASAKTKKTNKK, encoded by the coding sequence ATGTCGCGCAATAAGTGTGAAACCCTGTCCATTCGGACGACTGCGGAGATCAAAGACCTGATTCGCCAGGCTGCCGAGCGCGAGCATCGCTCCGTCGCTTCCATGATGGAGGTGCTGGTCCTGGCTCACGCAGAGCAGTCCGGCCTGAAGGCCAGCGCCAAGACGAAAAAGACCAACAAGAAGTGA